The Pontibacter sp. SGAir0037 DNA segment AGGGTATAGTATTCGCTCAAAAGAAACAAAGTAAAAAATAAGGAGAAAGAAATACTCTTTTCAAAGCTAGGGCACCTACTCCTTTAAGTAAAGGCTACCTCACCAATATTTATCCCCTACCTATACAAGATAACGAATAAACTCTATATTTGGCCCTATGAAAGATGCATCATACCGAGACATACTACTTTTCCTGGCAATCTTATCACAGACTTTGATCTTAAGCTGTACAAATCCTACCGATAAACAGCAAACTACAGAAGAATCAGAGGCTGTAATAGTAGAGTTACGCAACCAAAACGGGCACTACAGTCTCTACCGAGACGGCAAGCCTTACTATATTAAGGGGGCTGGCGGCTCGAAGTACTTAGACAGATTAGCCGCTTACGGAGGAAATTCGGTACGTACCTGGAGCACCAACAATGCAGAACAGGTGTTAGATGAGGCCTATGAATATGGTTTAACCGTAACAATGGGTTTGTATGTGCAGCCAGAGCGCCACGGTTTTGACTATAACGATACAGCAGCTGTTGCCAAACAACTGCAAGCAGTAAAGGCAGATATACTCAAGTACAAAGATCATCCTGCCCTTCTCATGTGGGGCATCGGCAACGAACTTAACCTTAACTATACTAACCCTAAAGTATGGGAGGCAGTGAACGACATTGCTAAAATGATACACGAGCTGGACCCCAACCACCCTACTGCGACCATGCTGGCCGGTTTAAATAAAAAAGAAGTAGACGCTATCAAGGCTACTTGCCCGGAAATTGATATACTTGCTATAAACGTTTATGGCGCTCTGCCTACCATTCCTGACCAGATTAAAGCCCTGGGCTGGGAAGGCGCCTATATAATTACAGAATGGGGACCAACCGGACATTGGGAAGTAAAAGAAACGCCCTGGAAAGCTGCTATAGAGGAAACCAGCAGCCAGAAGGCTGCCGTATACCAAAGCCGTTACCAGGCTTCTATGGCAAAGGATAAAGAGCAGTGCCTTGGCTCCTATGTGTTTCTGTGGGGACAGAAGCAGGAAAGAACTCCTACCTGGTATGGGCTGTTTACTGAAAATGGGGAAGAAACAGAGGTGATTGACGCCATGCAATACCTCTGGACAGGCAGCTGGCCGCAGAACCGTGCGCCTCACATTGACTCTTTTACGCTTGCGGGCAAAAAAGCAGCTGACATTATTTACCTG contains these protein-coding regions:
- a CDS encoding glycoside hydrolase family 2 TIM barrel-domain containing protein, which gives rise to MKDASYRDILLFLAILSQTLILSCTNPTDKQQTTEESEAVIVELRNQNGHYSLYRDGKPYYIKGAGGSKYLDRLAAYGGNSVRTWSTNNAEQVLDEAYEYGLTVTMGLYVQPERHGFDYNDTAAVAKQLQAVKADILKYKDHPALLMWGIGNELNLNYTNPKVWEAVNDIAKMIHELDPNHPTATMLAGLNKKEVDAIKATCPEIDILAINVYGALPTIPDQIKALGWEGAYIITEWGPTGHWEVKETPWKAAIEETSSQKAAVYQSRYQASMAKDKEQCLGSYVFLWGQKQERTPTWYGLFTENGEETEVIDAMQYLWTGSWPQNRAPHIDSFTLAGKKAADIIYLQPGKAYPVQASVTDPDKNQLTYRWELLPESTDLGEGGDAESRPTALEGYVTGNATETTLKAPDKEGAYRLFIYAQDGKNKVATANIPFFVKP